In Cutaneotrichosporon cavernicola HIS019 DNA, chromosome: 1, one DNA window encodes the following:
- a CDS encoding uncharacterized protein (Alcohol dehydrogenase GroES-like domain), protein MKAVVLKRAGVVAAEEVPIPRLKADTDVLIKVHVAGLCGSDLHYYRGDADDGSFVMGHEVVGTIVEAGSEVKQFQVGDHVISPFSVSCGSCFYCDKGYTSRCTSNFCLTGGQAEFFRLPLADSMLFPFPEELPEDVALLMTDILPTGYSCAYNARRLLDEDADAPWSLADLKAGRVERKGVAIVIGCGPVGLCAISSATTLFETVFATDLNASRLAVAEKHGAIALSASELKDAVLAATDGRGADAVLEVVGHGSALNAAFEYVRPYGAVSSVGVHNLKFEIDGDTLYSKNVRMQFGRCSVRTFFPLALDVLKNNLELFKSFVEHKVGIEEAEEYYKLFNEGKINKTVFVMD, encoded by the exons ATGAAggccgtcgtcctcaagcgcgccggcgtcgtcgccgccgaggaagtGCCGATCCCACGCCTCAAGGCTGACACGGACGTGCTGATCAAGGTACACGTTGCGGGCCTGTGTG GCTCCGACCTGCACTACTACCGCggtgacgccgacgacgggTCGTTTGTCATGGGTCACGAGGTAGTCGGGACgatcgtcgaggccggTTCAGAGGTAAAGCAGTTCCAGGTCGGCGATCACGTCATCTCTCCATTCTCCGTGTCATGTG GGAGCTGCTTCTACTGCGACAAGGGGTACACGTCGAGGTGTACGTCCAACTTTTGCCTCACGGGCGGACAGGCAGAGTTCTTTCGCCTCCCTTTGGCAGACAGCATGCTGTTCCCATTCCCCGAGGAGCTGCCAGAGGACGTTGCGTTGCTCATGACGGACATTCTGCCGACAGGGTACTCATGCGCGTACAATGCAAGGCGActgctggacgaggacgcggatGCGCCATGGTCGCTCGCAGACCTCAAGGCCGGCCGGGTCGAGCGCAAGGGGGTAGCTATCGTGATCGGCTGTGGGCCTGTTGGGCTGTGCGccatctcgagcgccaCGACGCTATTCGAGACGGTATTCGCGACCGACCtgaacgcgtcgcgccTTGCAGTGGCGGAGAAGCATGGTGCGATTGCGCTGTCGGCTTCAGAGCTCAAGGATGCCGTGCTGGCCGCGACGGATGGGCGGGGCGCCGACGCAGTCCTCGAAGTCGTGGGGCACGGATCTGCACTCAACGCTGCGTTCGAGTACGTGCGGCCATACGGTGCAGTTTCGAGCGTTGGCGTGCACAACCTCAAGTTTGAGATTGACGGGGACACGCTTTACTCGAAGAACGTTCGGATGCAGTTTGGGCGCTGCTCGGTGCGCACGTTCTTTCCGCTCGCACTCGACGTGCTCAAGAACAATCTCGAGCTGTTCAAGAGCTTTGTCGAACACAAGGTCGGCATCGAAGAGGCAGAGGAGTACTACAAGCTCTTCAACGAGGGCAAGATCAACAAGACCGTGTTTGTCATGGACTAG
- a CDS encoding uncharacterized protein (Protein phosphatase inhibitor 2 (IPP-2)), protein MPSAPSTELATEQPYGDPNNPNVDPDFPIQGGAENLNSADRPAPTRGILKNPLRSPNDAKDREHLSWDEANIALTEIQKDSLMKIDEPKTPFVRYDAVNDVVLGIGDVPDLDLEVDPLDASRPAPPSSASSSQGGPHSPTRSMTRDNTEVNARRPSISSSSSRSASFSLPDHAYPVRPGESSHTHDVETIPAALGATYANTSGNAQRSNSVSGASEVFADSDDEKLDDEARAHKRDFEKKRAMHYGQEAALALKKSREMAEEEEVDDEQDDGVPPPVPNMPNGVNGSRGSSLRIRNAASLS, encoded by the exons ATGCCCTCGGCTCCCTCCACCGAGCTAGCTACAGAGCAGCCGTACGGCGACCCCAACAACCCCAACGTCGACCCCGATTTCCCCATCCAGGGCGGAGCGGAGAACCTCAACAGCGCAGACCGGCCCGCGCCCACCCGTGGCATCCTTAAGAACCCCTTGCGCTCCCCCAATGACGCCAAGGATAGGGAGCA cctGTCGTGGGATGAGGCCAATATTGCCTTAACCGAGATCCAGAAGGACTCCTTGAT GAAGATTGATGAGCCCAAGACGCCTTTTGTCCGCTACGACGCTGTCAACGACGTTGTACTTGGTATCGGAG ATGTGCCCGACCTTGACTTGGAAGTCGACCCGCTCGATGCCTCGCGCCCTGCTccgccgtcctcggccagctCTTCTCAGGGAGGTCCCCACAG TCCCACGCGCTCGATGACGCGCGACAACACTGAGGTGAATGCGCGCCGGCCGTCGAtttcgtcctcgtcgtcccgCTCGGCGTCTTTCTCTCTACCTGATCATGCGTACCCCGTGCGTCCGGGAGAGTCGTCGCACAcgcacgacgtcgagacGATCCCCGCCGCGCTGGGCGCAACCTACGCCAACACGTCGGGCAACGCTCAGCGCTCGAACAGCGTGAGCGGTGCCAGCGAGGTGTTTGCAGACAGCGATGACGagaagctcgacgacgaggcgcgggCTCACAAACGCGACTTTGAGAAGAAGCGTGCGATGCACTACGGGCAGGaggccgcgctggcgctcAAGAAGAGTCGCGAGATGgcagaagaggaagaggtcgatGACGAGCAGGACGACGGCGTTCCGCCGCCTGTTCCCAACATGCCTAACGGTGTGAATGGGTCTC GTGGATCGAGCCTCCGCATAC GAAATGCCGCGTCGTTGTCATAG
- a CDS encoding uncharacterized protein (Calreticulin family) — translation MRPQNVVSAAGTGALMLAASAVASDVAFTPSNAKAPFVEQFLEAQIPESRWTVSRATKQTPVGDEIMSYVGTWAIEEPEVFPGLKGDMGLVLKSKAAHHAISTLFPKPIDPKGKPLVVQYEVKLQKGLECGGAYIKLLTDSSEGGMKAGEEYTDKTPFTIMFGPDRCGQTNKVHFIFRHKNPVTGEWEEKHFSNPPLPKITKTTALYTLVVNPDNTFKILINDEEVSSGNLLEDFTPPVNPSAEIDDPEDHKPEDWVDVEKVEDAAASKPEDWDEDAPLMIIDTDAVKPEDWLEDEPLEVADSDAEKPEEWDDEEDGDWVGPVVPNPKCADISGCGPWTQPKIANPEYKGKWVRPMIDNPDYKGPWAPRKIANPGFFEDKQPADLTPIGGVGIELWTMTEDILFDNIYIGHDEKAAKDFAKETFHMKQPLEKEAEGSVEEDEEEQPLTFADKARVRLFQFINLAQVDPVGAIKTMPEVPGVIIALVVGLVGLLATLLGLTSAAKEPSKPVVTKKASVKTAPAAEAKIEEINDDDEPVKKRTTRSSQQ, via the exons ATGCGTCCCCAAAACGTCGTTTCCGCAGCGGGCACCGGCGCCCTAATGCTGGCAGCGTCGGCTGTCGCCTCGGATGTTGCCTTCACC CCTTCTAATGCCAAGGCGCCGTTCGTCGAGCAGTTCCTTGAGGCTCAGATCCCCGAGTCCCGCTGGACcgtgtcgcgcgcgaccaAGCAGACTCCCGTCGGCGATGAGATCATGTCTTACGTCGGCACCTGGGCGATCGAGGAGCCCGAGGTCTTCCCCGGCCTCAAGGGCGACATGGGTCTTGTTCTGA AGTCCAAGGCGGCCCACCACGCCATCTCGACCCTCTTCCCCAAACCCATCGACCCCAAGGGCAAGCCTCTGGTTGTTCAGTACGAGGTCAAGCTGCAGAAGGGCCTTGAGTGTGGCGGCGCCTACATCAAGCTTCTGACCGACTCGTCGGAGGGCGGCATGaaggctggcgaggagTACACCGACAAGACCCCGTTCACCATCATGTTTGGTCCCGACCGCTGCGGCCAGACCAACAAGGTCCACTTCATCTTCCGCCACAAGAACCCCGTCAccggcgagtgggaggagaagcaCTTCTCCAACCCCCCGCTCCCCAAGATCACCAAGACGACTGCCCTCTACACTCTGGTCGTCAACCCCGACAACACGTTCAAGATCCTCATtaacgacgaggaggtgtCGTCAggcaacctcctcgaggactTTACTCCTCCCGTCAACCCTTCCGCTGAGATTGACGACCCCGAGGACCACAAGCCCGAGGACtgggtcgacgtcgagaaggtcgaggacgcggctGCTTCTAAGCCCGAGGACTGggacgaggatgcgccGCTCATGATCATCGACACTGACGCTgtcaagcccgaggactggctcgaggacgagcccctcgaggtcgccgactcggacgccgagaagcccgaggagtgggacgacgaggaggacggcgactGGGTCGGCCCCGTCGTTCCCAACCCCAAGTGTGCGGACATCTCTGGCTGTGGTCCCTGGACCCAGCCCAAGATCGCCAACCCGGAGTACAAGGGCAAGTGGGTCCGCCCCATGATCGACAACCCGGACTACAAGGGCCCTTGGGCTCCTCGCAAGATCGCGAACCCCGGGTTCTTCGAGGACAAGCAGCCCGCTGACCTTACCCCTATTGGCGGTGTCGGCATCGAGCTCTGGACCATGACCGAGGATATTCTCTTTGACAACATCTACATTGGTCACGACGagaaggcggccaaggactTTGCCAAGGAGACGTTCCACATGAAGCAGCccctcgagaaggaggctgagggctcggtcgaggaggacgaggaggaacagCCTCTCACCTTCGCCGACAAGGCGCGTGTCCGCCTCTTCCAATtcatcaacctcgcccAGGTCGACCCCGTTGGTGCGATCAAGACCATGCCTGAGGTTCCTGGTGTCATCATCGCTCTCGTTGTCGGTCTTGTCGGCCTTCTTGCCACCCTCTTGGGCCtcacctcggccgccaaggagcCCTCCAAGCCGGTCGTCACCAAGAAGGCCTCGGTCAAGACGGCAcctgccgccgaggccaagattGAGGAGatcaacgacgacgacgagcccgtGAAGAAGCGCACCACCCGTAGCAGCCAGCAGTAA
- a CDS encoding uncharacterized protein (Ribosomal protein L34e): MCELSQLLFGSYHEVALNRQAASKMAQRVTLRKRTPYNTTSNRRRVVKTPGGKLVVHHIKKLTSAPKCGDCGNALAGVPVLRPRQYATISKRQKSVSRAYGGSVCAGCVKQRITRAFLIEEATIVKRVLKAKAAASKK, from the exons ATGTGCGAATTATCGCAACTACTTTTCGGAAGCTACCAC GAGGTCGCACTCAACCGTCAAGCAGCTTCAA AAATGGCCCAGCGTGTTACCCTCCGCAAGCGCACGCCTTACAACACCACCTCCAACCGCAGGCGGGTTGTGAAGACCCCCGGTGGCAAGCTTGTTGTCCACCACATCAAGAAGCTTACC TCGGCGCCCAAGTGCGGTGACTGCGGCAACGCCCTCGCTGGTGTCCCCGTCCTCCGCCCCCGCCAGT ACGCCACCATCTCGAAGCGCCAGAAGTCGGTTTCGCGCGCTTACGGCGGCTCGGTCTGCGCCGGTTGCGTCAAGCAGCGCATCACCCGCGCTTtcctcatcgaggaggCTACCATCGTCAAGCGCgtcctcaaggccaaggccgccgcctcgaagAAGTAG
- the PHA2 gene encoding uncharacterized protein (Prephenate dehydratase), with amino-acid sequence MPRTIAYLGPAGTYGEQAANHFARRLGGGINLRPCDTIGDVYAASKACDYAVLPLENTLQGVVLETVDALLSPLADPAFPAMEYLYPPTPDALASQGGVASPTAPEQPHIVADTTLSISHQLVGLRGSRLEDIRYVRSHEQALGQCSAWLDNYLPHAERVPWPSTAGALTSVLAQGDKSGAAICSRAAVEREGSRVNVLAEGVQGVKNNFTRFLLLSREAPAPPPADAHKIAFYALRDIGSIGAISHFGPALSIHQRPAPPGAVAGVPFPRFALAEVRVNALAMDTSGAILMGSFNPEDVNLS; translated from the exons ATGCCTCGCACCATCGCATATCTCGGTCCGGCGGGAACGTACGGCGAGCAGGCTGCTAATCACTTTGCTCGCCGGCTCGGCGGGGGGATCAACCTGCGTCCATGCGATACCATTGGAG ACGTTTATGCTGCATCCAAGGCGTGTGACTATGCTGTCCTCCCACTCGAGAACACTCTGCAAGGCGTCGTGCTAGAGAcggtcgacgcgctcctctccccGCTTGCGGACCCCGCATTCCCGGCCATGGAGTACCTGTACCCACCGACGCCCGATGCTTTGGCATCACAGGGAGGCGTCGCATCACCGACGGCGCCTGAGCAGCCGCACATCGTCGCGGACACGACGCTCTCCATCAGCCACCAGCTCGTGGGGCTGAGGGGTTCGCGTCTCGAGGATATCCGATATGTTCGATCGCATGAGCAGGCGCTGGGCCAGTGCAGCGCCTGGCTGGATAACTACCTCCCTCATGCCGAGCGCGTACCGTGGCCTTCAACGGCAGGCGCTCTGACCAGCGTGTTGGCACAGGGAGATAAAAGTGGGGCCGCCATCTGCTCACGGGCggcggtcgagcgcgaaGGCAGCCGCGTCAACGTGCTTGCTGAGGGCGTACAGGGCGTCAAGA ACAACTTCACTCgtttcctcctcctctcgcgcgAGGCACCAGCACCGCCCCCTGCCGACGCCCACAAAATCGCGTTCTACGCCCTTCGCGACATTGGCTCGATCGGCGCCATCTCCCACTTCGGCCCAGCTTTGTCCATTCACCAAcgacccgcgccgccaggcGCCGTCGCCGGTGTGCCATTCCCGCGCTTCGCCCTCGCTGAGGTCCGCGTCAACGCTCTCGCGATGGATACGTCGGGCGCCATCCTGATGGGCTCGTTCAACCCCGAGGACGTCAACTTGTCATAG
- the rps30a gene encoding uncharacterized protein (Ribosomal protein S30) produces the protein MFGRLSRPVELVEAIQVSYPHQPVKMGKVHGSLARAGKVKSQTPKVEKQEKKKAVKGRAKKRAQYISRFVNVTLTPGGKRSMNQQPAGKSG, from the exons ATGTTTGGCCGGCTAAGCCGACCGGTCGAGTTGGTGGAGGCGA TCCAAGTGTCTTATCCACATCAACCAG TCAAAATGGGTAAGGTCCACGGCTCTCTCGCGCGTGCCGGTAAGGTCAAGTCGCAG ACTCCTAAGGTCGAGAagcaggagaagaagaaggcggtCAAGGGCCGTGCCA AGAAGCGCGCACAGTACATTAGCCGCTTCGTCAACGTCACTCTCACTCCCGGTGGCAAGCGCTCCAT GAACCAGCAGCCCGCAGGCAAGTCGGGTTAA
- a CDS encoding uncharacterized protein (Extension to Ser/Thr-type protein kinases): protein MTTERPWQRWLLDLITPPKLGDNICVSVPPLMLEPAPDKHVAIYARSGVPTDHLIKAPPVTPAPSSPELNSSSQTSPTVESDTPTAASSLESPTPNTGTVKRRPKVLNKVSYTLEDAMPTPPVTPARATFRIERPRPTLATLEHAAGNALYFEQYYDALARGLRPRPLRAKRAKVDFRSFQVGRVIGQGAFGVVYIAHDIRRNGIVAIKQLRKTDLLRMGQEGHVCAEKDLLSTATSMQGVRWIPSLHCAFQDRDHLFLVLEYMGGGDLLTLLMARGCLPENEMRFYAAEMVLALHQVHKLGYIHRDVKPDNFLFNHQGHIRVADFGLATDLHWSHDSSYYEHQRRAVLKRHGIPLARPAFGNRRRRIEPAPNAPPGWADKSKLLSWRKQRRRMAYTICGTNSYMAPEVIRGVGYGFGADWWGLGIIVYEALYGSVPFMGNSREAARQKILDWKQNLKFPRSPRSSVLAIDFIRKLLCEPEDRLGYIPQSKRRGSFSAVPLLDEPPLGSDGVEQLMNHPWFFGIDWDTLHEQMPPYQPNLETPDDTQHFDDDIPNEPLAPANSALDLRDPLLGNPAYGPQVMAIRKELAFKGWTFRSPTSYDEPPDEVYTEPSASTRYADSVELGYASDGDSFTRRNEREQENEHEDEVVLSDDDDPDYEPYPRPYHESRQYPTYGRLYEGAPRPRVKSAFAIRSPEPTSDSGYGSEEQRYATDGELYGRFSESTDSLTLEREFDRLGELVKWQEIVKDSVAAEAALAAAAAAAAQWKRLSEMDGESLGEGTPRASEATVRASQRLKKALKARVSRVAS from the exons ATGACGACGGAGCGACCATGGCAGCGCTGGCTGCTCGACTTGATCACGCCCCCGAAACTTGGCGACAACATATGCGTCAGCGTGCCTCCTCTCATGTTGGAGCCTGCGCCAGACAAACACGTCGCGATCTACGCGCGCTCCGGCGTTCCCACCGACCACCTGATCAAAGCACCACCAGTAACGCCAGCTCCATCCTCGCCCGAACTGAACTCTTCTTCTCAGACCTCACCAACCGTCGAGTCGGATACACCAAcagccgcgtcgtcgctcgagTCGCCCACACCTAACACGGGCACGGTCAAGCGCAGGCCAAAAGTGCTCAACAAGGTGTCGTAtacgctcgaggacgcgatgCCTACACCGCCTGTCACACCCGCACGTGCAACCTTCCGCATCGAACGTCCGCGCCCCACTCTCGCCACACTCGAACATGCCGCTGGAAACGCGCTGTACTTTGAACAGTACTATGATGCGCTGGCGCGTGGGTTGCGCCCACGCCCGCTacgcgccaagcgcgccaaAGTCGACTTTAGGAGTTTTCAAGTCGGGCGCGTCATCGGACAGGGCGCGTTCGGCGTCGTATACATCGCCCACGATATTCGCCGGAATGGGATAGTCGCTATCAAACAACTCCGCAAGACAGA tctCCTCCGGATGGGCCAGGAAGGCCATGTCTgcgccgagaaggacctGCTGAGCACCGCGACGAGCATGCAGGGCGTGCGCTGGATACCGTCGCTGCACTGTGCGTTCCAGGACAGGGACCACCTCTTCCTTGTGCTCGAGTACATGGGCGGTGGTGACCTGCTAACGCTGCTCATGGCGCGCGGCTGTCTCCCAGAGAACGAGATGCGGTTCTATGCTGCCGAGATGGTTCTTGCGCTCCACCAGGTCCACAAGCTCGGGTACATCCATCGCGACGTCAAGCCCGACAACTTTCTGTTCAATCACCAGGGCCATATACGGGTAGCTGATTTTGGTCTCGCCACCGACTTGCACTGGTCCCACGACTCGAGCTACTACGAGCACCAGCGTCGGGCCGTTCTGAAACGACACGGTATTCCTCTTGCGCGTCCAGCATTCGGGAATCGGCGGAGACGAATCGAGCCCGCACCAAACGCGCCACCAGGATGGGCAGACAAGTCCAAGCTCCTCAGCTGGCGCaagcagcgccgccgcatGGCATACACGATCTGCGGAACAAACTCGTACATGGCGCCAGAGGTAATACGCGGCGTGGGGTACGGGTTCGGCGCAGACTGGTGGGGTCTGGGTATCATCG TGTACGAAGCGCTTTATGGTTCGGTGCCATTTATGGGCAACTCGCGCGAAGCAGCGCGCCAGAAGATCCTGGACTGGAAGCAAAATCTCAAGTTTCCTCGGTCGCCACGCTCGTCAGTGCTCGCCATTGACTTTATCAGGAAACTCCTGTGCGAGCCAGAGGACAGGCTCGGGTATATCCCCCAGTCTAAGCGGCGTGGCTCGTTCTCAGCCGTGCCACTTCTGGACGAGCCGCCACTGGGAAgcgatggcgtcgagcagTTGATGAATCACCCGTGGTTCTTCGGCATTGACTGGGACACACTGCACGAGCAGATGCCGCCATATCAGCCCAATCTCGAGACGCCAGACGACACACAACACTTTGACGACGATATCCCAAATGAGCCGCTCGCACCAGCCAACTCGGCACTTGACCTTCGTGATCCACTCCTCGGTAACCCGGCATACGGCCCGCAGGTCATGGCGATCCGCAAGGA ACTCGCATTCAAGGGTTGGACGTtccgctcgccgacgagctaCGACGAGCCGCCAGACGAGGTGTACACCGAGCCTTCGGCGTCCACGCGGTACGCGGACAGCGTTGAGCTAGGTTACGCTAGTGACGGGGACTCGTTTACTCGCCGCAatgagcgcgagcaggagaacgagcacgaggacgaggtggtgctctccgacgacgacgatccAGACTACGAGCCCTACCCGCGCCCATACCACGAGAGCAGGCAGTACCCGACCTACGGGCGGTTATACGAgggcgcgcctcggccgcgggTCAAGAGTGCCTTCGCGATCCGATCCCCTGAACCAACATCTGACTCGGGGTACGGGTCCGAGGAACAGCGGTATGCGACTGACGGAGAGCTATACGGCCGCTTCAGCGAGAGTACGGACAGTTTGAcactcgagcgcgagttcgATCGCCTCGGTGAGCTCGTTAAGTGGCAGGAGATTGTCAAGGATAGCGTGGCGGCTGAGGCAGCACTcgcggctgctgctgctgctgcggcaCAGTGGAAACGTCTCAGTGAAATGGACGGAGAGAGTCTAGGAGAGGGGACGCCGCGCGCTAGTGAGGCGACAGTGCGCGCGTCACAGAGACTCAAGAAAGCTTTGAAGGCGAGAGTTTCGCGTGTGGCGTCGTAG
- a CDS encoding uncharacterized protein (helix loop helix domain), producing MPPPPIPRKRNRSASPSSPSGDSEYDPVTKPRKGGTAPKATPGHKLGPNGRPLSREQLRRANHSLIERRRREKINAALSNLRGMVPGLGEDNGGKGGEFKLEVLERTVEHMRELKNRIADLEAETEVEAAPDHNRRRLSTTTDDSSMDVDSPREREVVYERERGHGRRERPYRPWYSSPKHPSSPPSPSMTPPVRAAPNHDPDETEEETNLPAPFTLAFRSRSDGSHSSQTRTSTSHSTASPHPPSISSLLSSAPPPRSQHQSRAPPPDICLPFPTPSPTSPFHSYPSNASTASSATGPPEPSPFLAPLQNISLFDGALPSPLTGPHKLSPPERVGEMNPEDAAHMLLAISSPDTLRPTHSSGSTPLMTVHRGLERRLPLDAEEFTLDGGIARSGDVNEVRHHHRTQGKTARDILRM from the exons ATGCCGCCTCCTCCGATACCACGTAAACGCAACCGCAGTGCGAGTccaagctcgccgtccgGTGATAGCGAGTACGACCCAGTTACCAAGCCGCGAAAGGGCGGTACTGCACCCAAGGCCACGCCTGGTCACAAGCTCGGTCCGAACGGGAGACCATTGTcgcgcgagcagctgcgcAGGGCCAACCACTCGCTCATTgaacggcgacgccgcgagAAGATCAACGCAGCCCTATCCAACCTCCGCGGCATGGTGCCTGGCCTTGGAGAGGATAACGGCGGAAAGGGGGGCGAGTTCAAGCTCGAG GTCCTAGAGCGTACAGTCGAACACATGCGTGAGCTCAAGAACCGcatcgccgacctcgaggctgagaccgaggtcgaggcggctcCAGACCACAATCGCCGTCGCCTGTCGACGACCACCGACGACTCGAGcatggacgtcgacagcccgcgcgagcgcgaggttgTGTACGAGCGGGAACGTGGGCACGGACGGCGCGAACGGCCATACCGCCCGTGGTACTCATCGCCCAAGcacccgtcctcgccgccctcgccgtccatgACCCCTCCTGTGCGCGCCGCACCAAACCACGACCccgacgagaccgaggaaGAGACCAACCTCCCGGCTCCGTTCACGCTGGCATTCCGATCCCGCTCGGACGGGTCGCACAGCTCACAGACCCGCACGTCTACATCGCACTCGACTGCCTCGCCGCATCCCCCGAGCATATCGAGTCTgctctcgagcgcgcctcctccccgatCTCAGCATCAGTCACGTGCCCCGCCGCCAGACATCTGCCTCCCGTTCCCGACTCCTagcccgacctcgcccttccACTCGTACCCGAGCAACGCGTCGACAGCGAGCAGCGCAACCGGCCCTCCTGAGCCGTCTCCATTCCTCGCCCCGTTGCAGAACATTTCGCTGTTCGATGgcgccctcccctctcccctcaCCGGCCCACACAAGCTGAGCCCGCCAGAGAGGGTAGGCGAGATGAACcccgaggacgcggcgcaCATGCTTCTCGCCATCAGCTCGCCCGACACCCTTCGCCCCACCCACAGCTCTGGGAGCACGCCGCTCATGACCGTTCACCGTGGCCTGGAGCGCCGTCTCcccctcgacgccgaggagtTTACGCTCGACGGCGGTATCGCGCGCTCTGGAGACGTGAATGAAGTGCGGCACCATCACCGCACTCAGGGCAAAACCGCGCGAGACATCTTGCGCATGTAA